In one window of Helianthus annuus cultivar XRQ/B chromosome 17, HanXRQr2.0-SUNRISE, whole genome shotgun sequence DNA:
- the LOC110924768 gene encoding uncharacterized protein LOC110924768, with product MGSLAACNIRGLNRALKQKEVRQLIKGNHLQVCAILETHVNVSNVNNVCNKVYASWSWADNAAHCNKGTRIMLGWDVNLVDVMILAQSDQVIHTHIVFKVDMKAVFCSFVYADNEYKNRIALWENLCMHYSFMRDKPWILMGDFNYSLFLEDTLSGSSSSNIGMVEFKECVDSIEVFDINASGLHYTWTNKQQNQWAVFKKIDRILGNSKFIDTFQSAAACFKLYRSSDHTPCILVFPNITREKPKPFKFVNILADKEGFEEEVKRIWNFGYPGIYKLAVRDEALFLQRKSKLDWLDLGDSNTKYFHNVVKAKNHRSRIFSIKDASGKVFEGDMVYHVMVDHDAKFFGPTINVSAQPTPDLFHTMLSNEKAEFMVRQVTDDEIKKAIFSIAGNKAPGPDGYTSVFFKRAWNEVGNDVCCAVKEFFHNGKLLQQLNHTVVSIIPKVSTPDSITNYRPISCCNTLYKCISKIISERMKNGLADIVGINQSAFVPGRRISDNILLTQELMPNYHRNFGPPRCAFKNDIQKAYDTVEWSFLENTLRGFGFHAKMIMWVMACVSSTSFLLAISGNLFGYFKGKRGL from the exons ATGGGTAGTTTAGCTGCGTGTAACATTAGAGGGTTGAACCGTGCCCTTAAACAAAAAGAGGTTCGGCAGCTGATAAAGGGAAATCACTTACAGGTGTGCGCCATTCTGGAAACTCATGTTAATGTGTCTAACGTTAATAATGTTTGTAATAAAGTTTATGCTTCGTGGAGTTGGGCTGATAATGCGGCTCACTGCAATAAGGGAACTCGAATAATGCTGGGGTGGGATGTTAATCTGGTGGATGTTATGATCCTCGCACAATCTGATCAAGTGATCCATACTCatattgtttttaaagttgataTGAAAGCTGTGTTCTGCTCGTTTGTGTATGCCGATAACGAATACAAAAATAGAATAGCTTTATGGGAAAATTTGTGTATGCATTACTCCTTTATGCGTGATAAACCATGGATTCTTATGGGCGATTTCAACTATTCGTTATTTCTTGAAGATACACTTTCGGGTTCTTCATCTAGTAATATAGGGATGGTTGAGTTTAAGGAGTGTGTGGATTCCATTGAGGTGTTTGACATTAATGCGTCGGGCCTTCACTACACCTGGACTAATAAACAGCAGAATCAATGGGCtgtgtttaagaaaattgatcgAATTCTTGGAAATTCAAAATTTATAGACACATTCCAATCAGCTGCTGCGTGTTTCAAGCTGTATCGGTCTTCGGATCATACGCCATGTATTCTAGTTTTCCCAAATATTACAAGAGAGAAGCCAAAACCGTTTAAATTCGTTAATATTTTAGCGGATAAAGAAGGCTTTGAGGAGGAGGTCAAGCGGATTTGGAATTTTGGATATCCAGGGA TTTACAAGTTAGCGGTGAGAGATGAAGCTCTGTTTCTTCAACGGAAATCTAAGTTGGATTGGTTAGATCTGGGAGACTCGAATACTAAGTATTTCCACAATGTTGTCAAAGCGAAAAATCACCGGAGTAGAATTTTTTCTATTAAAGATGCGAGTGGTAAAGTTTTTGAAGGTGATATGGTCTACCATGTTATGGTCGATCATGATGCCAAATTCTTTGGGCCGACAATAAATGTTAGTGCGCAGCCAACACCGGACCTGTTCCATACTATGTTGTCAAACGAGAAGGCAGAGTTTATGGTTAGACAAGTTACAGATGATGAGATAAAAAAAGCTATTTTCTCGATAGCAGGGAATAAAGCACCGGGGCCTGATGGTTATACTTCGGTATTCTTTAAAAGGGCGTGGAATGAGGTTGGCAATGATGTGTGTTGTGCGGTGAAAGAGTTCTTCCATAATGGTAAACTCCTTCAACAACTCAATCATACAGTGGTTTCGATAATCCCTAAGGTCTCAACTCCTGATTCTATAACGAATTATAGGCCAATCTCGTGCTGTAATACGTTGTATAAATGTATTAGTAAAATTATCAGTGAGCGGATGAAGAATGGATTGGCGGACATCGTTGGTATTAACCAATCTGCGTTTGTGCCAGGGAGAAGGATCTCGGATAATATTCTATTAACGCAGGAACTTATGCCTAACTATCACCGTAACTTCGGTCCTCCTAGATGTGCTTTCAAGAATGATATCCAAAAGGCGTACGATACGGTCGAATGGAGTTTTTTGGAGAACACTCTGCGAGGTTTTGGATTTCATGCAAAGATGATCATGTGGGTTATGGCGTGCGTTTCATCTACGTCATTTTTGCTAGCAATTAGTGGTAACCTTTTTGGGTATTTCAAAGGGAAACGTGGTCTTTGA